From the genome of Thermovenabulum gondwanense:
TTATTACGAAGAAGGAAAAAAGGTGTTTTCCGTAGAAAAAAGTATAAAAGAAAAAATGGTTAACATTGCAGTACGCGAGTTATCAAAGTTTTTACCGCAGGAAAAAATTTTTTATTTATAGGGAAGGGATTTTATGGGTAAACTTCTTTTAATAGATGGAAACAGCTTGATGCACCGGGCGTATTACGCCATTCCGACCCTTACGACTTCAAAAGGGGTTCCCACCAATGCCGTGTACGGGTTTACCAACATGCTTTTTAGGCTGTTAAAAGAGGAAAAGCCGGATTTTATAGCAGTGGCTTTTGATAAAAAGGCTCCCACCTTTAGACATTTAGAATTTGAAGAGTATAAGGCGACAAGAGCAAAAGCGCCGGAGGAGCTTTTAGGACAGTTTTCTATTTTAAAAGAAATTTTATCGGCCATGAACATAAAATTCCTGGAAATAGAGGGTTTTGAAGCGGATGACGTGCTGGGGACTCTTTCAAAAAAAGCTGAAGAGGAAGGACTTTTTACTTTGATAGTTACCGGTGATAAGGACGCCCTTCAATTATTAAGCGAAAAAACCCATGTTATGCTTACTAAGAAGGGCATTACGGAAATGGAAGTATATGACCCGGAAAAGTTTGTAAACAAATACGAATTCAGCCCGCAATTTTTGCCCGATATGAAAGGTCTTATGGGAGATGCGTCGGATAATATCCCGGGAGTGCCCGGTGTGGGTGAAAAGACAGCCATTAAGCTTCTGAAAGAATATCAAAATCTGGAAAATCTTTATAATGCGCTTTCGGCCCAGGGAGATGAACGGGTTAAGGGAAAGTTGAAGGATAACCTGTTAGCCTATAAGGAGCAGGCTCTAAAGTCAAAGCGTTTGGCTACAATTATTCGAGATATTCCGTTAAATTTAGATTTCAACGAGTTAAAAATAAAGGTGCCGGACAGGGAAAAACTTATAAATCTTTTCAGGGAACTGGAATTTAACACACTGATAAAAAGATTGGCGGAATCTGCCGACGTCTCCGGGGAAAGGAAACAGGCAGAGAAGGTTTTACAAATAGAAGAGGTCTACAAAGAAGAAGGAAATGAACAGCGGGATGAAATAGCCTATGGGATAAAAGACATAGAGGACTTATACCGATTGAAAGAAGATGCAAAAAGCGCCGGGGTTCTCTCCTTGTTTTTAACTCCCGAAAGGGTGCTTTTTTCCGAAGGGAGAAAGGTTTTTTCCCTGGGAAATTCTTTCCTTCAAGAAGAGGATATAAAGAATTTATTGCGAGAGCTATTTCTCATGAACGGTATAAAAAAGATTGCCCACGATGGAAAGGGGTTAATACAGTTTTTTGCAAGGAATGGAATCGATTTTTCCTATGAGTTTGACACGATGATCGCCGCATATCTTTTAAACTCTTCTCGAAATAGGTACGATTTGGAGACCGTTGCCTACGAATACTTAGGAGTGGAACTGAAGGATAAGCCTGATGAAGAAAAGTGCTTTACCTTGATACCCTTAGAAGGGGTTCTTGAAGAGAGGATAAAAAATGATGGAATGGAAGGCCTGTTGTACTTCATAGAGCTTCCTATCTGCCATATACTGGCTGATATGGAAATGACCGGCTTTAAGGTGGACCGGGAAAAATTGAAAAAGCTCTCTGCGGAATTCGGAGAGAGGCTTATGGAATTGACCGGGGGAATTTATAAACTTGCCGGTACCTCTTTCAATATAAACTCTACTAAACAGCTGGGAGAAGTGCTTTTTGAAAAACTGCAGCTTCCCACCGTAAAGAAGAAAAAGACGGGTTATTCCACCGATGCAGAAGTTCTGGAAAAGTTAAAAGGCGCACACCCGATAATTGAAAAACTTCTGGAATACCGGTTTTTGATGAAGATGAAATCCACTTACGCGGATGGGCTTTTGAACCTGGTAGACAAGGTTACATCGCGAATTCACACCTCCTTCAACCAAACGATTACTGCTACCGGAAGGATTTCCAGCACTGAGCCCAATCTCCAGAACATTCCTGTAAAAACCGATATCGGCAGGAAAATAAGAGGGGTATTTGTTGCCGATGGCCCCGATCATCTTTTATTGTCCGCCGATTATTCCCAGATTGAACTCAGGATCCTTGCTCATATGTCCGGGGATGAAAAACTGATAGAATCCTTTGTCAAAGGAGAGGATATACACGCTCGGACGGCCAGCGAGGTGTTTGGAATTCCGATAGAAAAGGTCACCCCCGAGATGAGAAACAGGGCAAAAGCGGTAAACTTCGGTATTATTTACGGGATCAGCGATTTTGGCCTTGCTCAGAACCTTAACATCCCCACAAAAGAGGCAAAGGAGTATATAGAAAATTATTTTAAGAGATATCCAAAGGTTAAGGAATTTATTGAAAATACGGTTAAAAAGGCGAGGGTTTCCGGATACGTAACCACCCTTTTTAACAGGAGGCGCTACCTTCCGGAAATAACGAGCAGGAACTTCAATCTAAGGTCTTTTGCCGAAAGGGCTGCGGTGAATTCTCCCATTCAGGGGACCGCTGCGGATATAATAAAACTCGCTATGGTTAAGATTTACAGGGAATTGAAAAGAAGGGGTTATAAAACCAAACTGTTGCTTCAAATACACGATGAATTGATTTTTGATGTACCTTTGGAGGAGCTGGATGCAGTAAAAAATTTGGTGAAATACCATATGGAAAAGGTGGTGGAGCTAAAGGTTCCTCTCATTGTGGATGTAAAGGAAGGTTATACCTGGGAGGAGCTAAAATAAAAAAAGGGGGAGAGGGCTTTGAAGGTCATTGGTTTGACCGGGGGAATTGCCAGCGGTAAAAGCACCGTTTCCGGGATTTTGCGCGAAAAAGGGGCATATATAATAGATGCCGATGAGATATCAAAGGCCCTCGTTGAACCGGGAAAACCGGCTTATCTTGAGATAGTGAAGCATTTCGGGCAGGAAATCTTAAACGAGGACGGGAGCCTGCGGCGAAAAAAATTGGGTAGAATAGTTTTTGCAGACAAAGAAAAGCTGGCCCTGTTAAATAAAATAACCCATCCTAAGATAATAGAGGAAATAAAAAGGAGATTGGAGGAAGCCGCCAACAGGAATGAAAATGTTGTGGTGATAGATGCGGCCCTTTTGATAGAGCTTGGGCTTTATAAAATGGTGGATGAGGTATGGCTGGTCACCATTGATGAAAAAACTCAGTTAGAAAGACTATTAAAGAGGGATAGCTTTTTGGAGGAAAAGGAGGCTAAGGACAGGATAAGGGCTCAGATGCCCCAGGAAGAAAAGGTAAAATATGCCACCAGAATAATTAATAATTCGGGGGATTTTTCGCAACTTCTAAAACAGGTAGAGGATTATTGGAGGGAATTAGTTGAATCAAAAAATTAATAAGGTATTTACTTTACTGGTAATCGCTTTAATCGTTGCGCTTTTTTTTAACCTTAACTGGTTTTTGAAGACCATTTACCCGTTAAAGTACGAGGATTATATAGTGAAATATTCGAAGGAGTACGGTTTAGACCCTTACCTTGTTGCTTCGGTAATAAAAATAGAAAGTAATTTCAATCCTTCTTCCATATCTAATAAAGGTGCAATTGGGCTTATGCAGATAATGCCTTCCACAGCGGTATGGGCTGCGGGAAAAATGGGTATCAGGGAAGAAAAAATTGACCTGATGGACCCGAAGACCAATATTATGATCGGAACCTGGTATTTATCCGACCTTTTGAGGGAATTTAAAGGGGATCTTACCTTAGCTTTAGCGGCTTACAACGGAGGGAGGGGCAATGTAAGGGAATGGGTGGATAGGGGATTGTTTGATGTAAAAAATAAAAAAGAAGAGGAAATACCCTTTGTGGAGACAAAATTTTTTGTAATGAAGGTAAAGAAAGCGTACTATTGGTACAGAAAATTGTACAGATTAAAATAAATTTTGGAGGTCATGATATGAAAGAAATAAAATCTTTGAAGGATGTAAAGGACTTTGAAATAAAAAAAGAAAGGCTCTTTTATTCGGCAACCCATGAAGAAATAAAATGCGGCGCCACTACCGATATTTATTTTATTAAGACAATGGAAATTTTGCGACACTTAGGGGTGGCAGGTAAAAGGGTGGTTGCCGAAGTTTTTGCAAGAAAAAGCGGTATTTTATGCGGACTCGAGGAGGTATTAAACCTTTTAAAAGATAAAAATATTGAAATTTACGCTATTCCGGAAGGGGAAACCTTTAATCCAAAGGAGACAATATTGAGGATAATTGGGCCTTATGAGGAATTCGGCATATATGAAACGGCGCTTCTTGGGATCCTCGCCCAGTCCAGCGGCTGGGCCACGGCGGCAAGGGAATGCAGGGAAGCGGCGAAGGATAAGATGTTTATCTGTTTTGGTGCGCGGCACGTTCATCCCGCGGTGGCTCCGGTTATGGAAAGGGCTGCGATCGTGGGAGGCGCCAGCAATGCCAGTTGCATTCTTGCTGCGAAGATACTCGGAAGACAGCCATCGGGAACCATTCCTCATGCTGCGATTCTTATCGCCGGGGATACGGTAACTGTAGCAAAAGCCTATGACGAGATCATGCCCCCTGATTCACCGAGGATAATCCTGGTGGATACCTTCAAGGACGAAGCCGAGGAGGCTTTGAACGTCGCCGAGGCTCTCAAAGGTGCGCTGGAAGGGGTTAGGTTGGATACCCCCAGCGAAAGGGGAGGCGTAACAAAAGAGCTGGTAAATGAAGTGAGGCATAGATTAAACCAGAAGGGATACAAAAATGTAAAGATTTTCGTTTCTGGAGGTCTAACTCCCGATAAGATAAGGGAGCTTTCGGAAGCCGGAGCCGACGCCTTCGGAGTGGGAAGCTATATCTCCGGTGCCTCACCAATTGACATGACCATGGATATTAAGATGGTGGACGGAGTGCCCGTTGCAAAAAGAGGAAGGATTCCGGGATTAATCGATAACCCAAAACTTAAAAGGGTGAAATAAATCTTAAAAAGAAAGTTCCGGAAACCACAGGGCAATTTCCCTTCGGGCACTTTCGCTGCTGTCCGATGCATGGACTAAGTTTTCCTGAGTGGTAAGGGCATAATCACCCCTTATGGTACCCGGAAGGGCATCTTCAGCCTTAGTAGCACCGTTTAAAAGCCGGACCAGCTTTATTGCATTGGGCCCTTCTAAGATCATCGCTACTACTGGGCCCGAGGTGATAAAGTTTACGAGCTCCCGGTAAAAGGGTTTATCCCGGTGCTCTTCATAGTGTTTTTCAGCCAGGTCTTCGGTCACCTGAAGCATTTTCAAAGCGAGGATTTTTAAGCCTTTTTGTTCATACCTTTTAATTATGCTTCCCACGAGGCCTCGCTTTACCGCATCGGGCTTTAACATTACGAAGGTCTTTTCCATAAAATATTCCTCCTTCTTTTGGATACAATTTAGTGAAATAATGTATAAAAATTATTTTATAAAAGATTTTACAATTTATCAAGGAAGAAGGGAACATAAGTGCTGAAGGACAGAATTGACGCAGGGAAAAGACTGGCAAAACTGCTTTCCCATTATAAAAAGGACGAAAAGGCTGTTATTTTTGCTATTCCCCGGGGCGGGGTAGTAGTAGGTGGCGTACTGGCAGAGGAGCTTTCTCTTCCCCTTGATGTGGTTGTCACCAAGAAAATAGGAGCTCCCTTCAATGAGGAATTTGCGGTGGGTGCTGTGGCTCCCGATGGAACGCTTTTTGTTTACGAAGAAGCAGTAAACAGATATGGCATAAAGAGGCCTTATCTGGAAAATGAAGCAAAACTGAAACTGGAAAAGATAAAGGAAAATTTGATTAAGTTTCGTGGGCAGGAGTATTACGATTCCTTAGAAGGCAAAAAAGTAATTTTGGTGGATGACGGTATAGCCACGGGTTTTACGGTAAAGGCTGCGGTAGAATTTTTGAAAAAATTAAAAGCAGAGAAAATAATAATAGCCGTTCCGGTAATTGCTCCCGATTCCGTGAAGGAATTTAAAGGGATTTGTCATGAACTTTATTATATTTATTCTGAAGAACCCTTTTATGCAGTAGGCCAGTTTTATGAAGATTTTTCTCAGGTGGAGGATGAAGAAGTAATAAATATTTTAAAAAATACGGAAAAGAGGTAAGGACATGCCGCTGATAATTAAAGCAATAATAATGGGTATTGTGGAAGGGTTGACGGAGTTTTTACCCGTATCTTCCACAGGCCATCTTATTATCGCCGGGGATTTTTTGGGTTTCAAAGGTTCGAGATTTAACATCACCTTTGAAATAGTAATACAGTTAGGGGCGATTTTAGCAGTAATTTTTTATTACCGGAAAAAAATTTATAATTCCCTTTTGAACTTGGCCCCGGGCAGGAGCGGTTTTCGCCTGTGGTCTAATATTTTTATAGCTTTTATCCCTTCTGCACTGCTGGGGGTGTTTTTAAACGATTACATCGAGACCTATCTTTTTTCCTCCTTTACCGTAGCTATCGCACTGGTAGTTGGTGGAGTCCTTATGATACTTACGGAGAATGCTTTCGGGAGGTACGGGTTAAATGAGATAGAAAAAGCCGGTTTCGGGCAGTCGCTTTTA
Proteins encoded in this window:
- the ndk gene encoding nucleoside-diphosphate kinase; protein product: MEKTFVMLKPDAVKRGLVGSIIKRYEQKGLKILALKMLQVTEDLAEKHYEEHRDKPFYRELVNFITSGPVVAMILEGPNAIKLVRLLNGATKAEDALPGTIRGDYALTTQENLVHASDSSESARREIALWFPELSF
- a CDS encoding nicotinate phosphoribosyltransferase, which codes for MKEIKSLKDVKDFEIKKERLFYSATHEEIKCGATTDIYFIKTMEILRHLGVAGKRVVAEVFARKSGILCGLEEVLNLLKDKNIEIYAIPEGETFNPKETILRIIGPYEEFGIYETALLGILAQSSGWATAARECREAAKDKMFICFGARHVHPAVAPVMERAAIVGGASNASCILAAKILGRQPSGTIPHAAILIAGDTVTVAKAYDEIMPPDSPRIILVDTFKDEAEEALNVAEALKGALEGVRLDTPSERGGVTKELVNEVRHRLNQKGYKNVKIFVSGGLTPDKIRELSEAGADAFGVGSYISGASPIDMTMDIKMVDGVPVAKRGRIPGLIDNPKLKRVK
- a CDS encoding phosphoribosyltransferase, yielding MLKDRIDAGKRLAKLLSHYKKDEKAVIFAIPRGGVVVGGVLAEELSLPLDVVVTKKIGAPFNEEFAVGAVAPDGTLFVYEEAVNRYGIKRPYLENEAKLKLEKIKENLIKFRGQEYYDSLEGKKVILVDDGIATGFTVKAAVEFLKKLKAEKIIIAVPVIAPDSVKEFKGICHELYYIYSEEPFYAVGQFYEDFSQVEDEEVINILKNTEKR
- a CDS encoding lytic transglycosylase domain-containing protein, producing the protein MNQKINKVFTLLVIALIVALFFNLNWFLKTIYPLKYEDYIVKYSKEYGLDPYLVASVIKIESNFNPSSISNKGAIGLMQIMPSTAVWAAGKMGIREEKIDLMDPKTNIMIGTWYLSDLLREFKGDLTLALAAYNGGRGNVREWVDRGLFDVKNKKEEEIPFVETKFFVMKVKKAYYWYRKLYRLK
- the coaE gene encoding dephospho-CoA kinase (Dephospho-CoA kinase (CoaE) performs the final step in coenzyme A biosynthesis.), translating into MKVIGLTGGIASGKSTVSGILREKGAYIIDADEISKALVEPGKPAYLEIVKHFGQEILNEDGSLRRKKLGRIVFADKEKLALLNKITHPKIIEEIKRRLEEAANRNENVVVIDAALLIELGLYKMVDEVWLVTIDEKTQLERLLKRDSFLEEKEAKDRIRAQMPQEEKVKYATRIINNSGDFSQLLKQVEDYWRELVESKN
- the polA gene encoding DNA polymerase I translates to MGKLLLIDGNSLMHRAYYAIPTLTTSKGVPTNAVYGFTNMLFRLLKEEKPDFIAVAFDKKAPTFRHLEFEEYKATRAKAPEELLGQFSILKEILSAMNIKFLEIEGFEADDVLGTLSKKAEEEGLFTLIVTGDKDALQLLSEKTHVMLTKKGITEMEVYDPEKFVNKYEFSPQFLPDMKGLMGDASDNIPGVPGVGEKTAIKLLKEYQNLENLYNALSAQGDERVKGKLKDNLLAYKEQALKSKRLATIIRDIPLNLDFNELKIKVPDREKLINLFRELEFNTLIKRLAESADVSGERKQAEKVLQIEEVYKEEGNEQRDEIAYGIKDIEDLYRLKEDAKSAGVLSLFLTPERVLFSEGRKVFSLGNSFLQEEDIKNLLRELFLMNGIKKIAHDGKGLIQFFARNGIDFSYEFDTMIAAYLLNSSRNRYDLETVAYEYLGVELKDKPDEEKCFTLIPLEGVLEERIKNDGMEGLLYFIELPICHILADMEMTGFKVDREKLKKLSAEFGERLMELTGGIYKLAGTSFNINSTKQLGEVLFEKLQLPTVKKKKTGYSTDAEVLEKLKGAHPIIEKLLEYRFLMKMKSTYADGLLNLVDKVTSRIHTSFNQTITATGRISSTEPNLQNIPVKTDIGRKIRGVFVADGPDHLLLSADYSQIELRILAHMSGDEKLIESFVKGEDIHARTASEVFGIPIEKVTPEMRNRAKAVNFGIIYGISDFGLAQNLNIPTKEAKEYIENYFKRYPKVKEFIENTVKKARVSGYVTTLFNRRRYLPEITSRNFNLRSFAERAAVNSPIQGTAADIIKLAMVKIYRELKRRGYKTKLLLQIHDELIFDVPLEELDAVKNLVKYHMEKVVELKVPLIVDVKEGYTWEELK
- a CDS encoding undecaprenyl-diphosphate phosphatase, with translation MPLIIKAIIMGIVEGLTEFLPVSSTGHLIIAGDFLGFKGSRFNITFEIVIQLGAILAVIFYYRKKIYNSLLNLAPGRSGFRLWSNIFIAFIPSALLGVFLNDYIETYLFSSFTVAIALVVGGVLMILTENAFGRYGLNEIEKAGFGQSLLIGIAQCLALFPGMSRSASTIMGGLAAGFSLKGAAEFSFFLAIPTMIAASLFSLLKGIGAMGVLEWQALGAGFIVSFIVALIAIDKFLSYVSNRSLKPFAYYRIVFGILILFLVLSGYLK